In one Lolium rigidum isolate FL_2022 chromosome 3, APGP_CSIRO_Lrig_0.1, whole genome shotgun sequence genomic region, the following are encoded:
- the LOC124696656 gene encoding B3 domain-containing protein Os11g0197600-like, translating to MAATAMEKGKEKEKGKGKEKEGESGIKFGQQFARVFFPHLYGERLRIPASFNQYLQNQPTGVVYLKGQSGNTWLAELASDNEGLFFVKGWKEFVRDHSIGTGHFLTFRYDGHSQFSVTIFDAMCIEKPSAFHAKPCKHMVVKLEVSEGDIDMNAAGPSQVVASPLEASDKTTRKRVTELDANGSTSKKCCSVLENCRPETSVVACKETLTSVNMDMDSAYPQERVVVPLEESNRTTRKRIREMDANDFELQKLSISSDKGKKKCPGASVGTYKSASSLNSTEDSDSSSSMLEQSISSIKSELSPPMRLRMNKDAARCGKYSASGQRQLKVISQRPVVTEEQKNQALQRAKKFESKNPFGLQIMKESYVYVGFFLTIPSEFARECLPRANRKIKLWDPQGKSWDVNYVYNSQRSVGAFSGGWGKFAVGNNLETFDICVFELISKDNIKVHIYRVVPEITPFLPGPGRK from the exons atggccgcgacggCGATGGAGAAGGGTAAGGAGAAagagaaggggaaggggaaggagaaGGAGGGGGAGAGCGGCATCAAGTTCGGGCAGCAATTCGCCAGGGTGTTCTTTCCGCACCTATACGGGGAGAGATTG AGAATTCCAGCATCATTCAACCAGTACCTTCAGAATCAGCCTACTGGAGTGGTTTACCTAAAAGGTCAAAGTGGGAACACATGGCTTGCAGAACTGGCTTCAGACAATGAAGGGTTGTTCTTTGTGAAGGGATGGAAGGAATTTGTGAGAGATCACTCGATTGGGACGGGTCACTTTTTAACATTTCGTTATGATGGACACTCACAGTTCTCAGTAACTATATTTGATGCAATGTGCATTGAGAAGCCCTCGGCTTTCCACGCTAAGCCTTGCAAGCATATGGTCGTTAAACTAGAAGTTAGTGAAGGGGACATTGACATGAATGCAGCTGGCCCATCACAAGTAGTGGCCTCTCCCCTGGAGGCGAGTGATAAAACCACAAGGAAGAGGGTTACAGAATTGGATGCAAATGGCTCTACATCGAAGAAGTGTTGTAGTGTCTTGGAAAACTGTAGGCCTGAAACTTCGGTCGTAGCTTGTAAGGAAACACTAACTAGCGTTAACATGGACATGGATTCAGCTTACCCACAAGAAAGAGTGGTTGTCCCCCTTGAGGAGAGCAACAGAACCACAAGGAAGAGGATTAGAGAAATGGatgcaaatgactttgaattgcaGAAGTTGTCTATCTCTTCAGACAAGGGTAAGAAAAAGTGTCCTGGAGCTTCAGTTGGTACTTACAAGTCGGCATCAAGCCTTAACAGTACCGAAG ATTCTGATTCCTCAAGCAGCATGTTAGAACAAAGTATTTCTTCGATCAAGTCTGAATTGTCACCACCCATGCGGCTCAGAATGAATAAGGATGCAGCTAGATGTGGTAAAT ATAGCGCTTCAGGTCAAAGACAACTGAAAGTAATATCGCAAAGGCCAGTGGTAACTGAAGAACAGAAGAACCAGGCTTTGCAAAGGGCAAAGAAATTTGAATCCAAGAATCCGTTCGGTCTCCAGATAATGAAGGAGTCTTATGTATATGTGGGGTTTTTCTTG ACTATCCCTAGTGAATTTGCAAGGGAATGTCTTCCACGTGCCAACAGGAAGATAAAACTGTGGGATCCACAAGGAAAGTCTTGGGATGTTAACTATGTCTATAACAGCCAGCGTTCTGTAGGCGCTTTCAGCGGTGGCTGGGGCAAGTTTGCTGTAGGCAATAATCTGGAGACGTTTGACATCTGTGTCTTCGAGCTCATCTCGAAGGACAACATAAAAGTACACATCTACAGAGTTGTCCCAGAAATAACTCCATTCCTCCCCGGTCCTGGCCGGAAATAA
- the LOC124696657 gene encoding B3 domain-containing protein Os11g0197600-like, producing the protein MVGREGQGSRRSELPERERRQREEEQESARREEQERESREAAAAMAAKEKEGESGQFGQQFARVFFPHLYGGRLRIPASFNQYLQNQPTGVVYLKGQSGNTWLAELVSDNEGLFFVKGWKEFVRDHSIETGHFLTFRYDGRSRFSVVIFDKMCVEKPSAFYAKPCKDQAVKQKISEGDIDMNVADPSEVMASPLGVSDETTRKRVTVDANGSTSKKCSCVFENCRPETSVIPCKATLGCVHQPMQRLELSSFSKITCKVTLPSVNMDMNSADRPETVVVPLEESNRTTRKRIREMDANRSVFQKLCIASDKGKKKCPGASVGTHKSGSTGLNSNEDSDSSRSMLEKSISCIKSESSSAMRLKMNKDVARRGKNRVTGGKQLKVISQRPAVTEEQKNQALQRAKQFKSKSPFGLHIMKESYVYVGFFMKISCEFVREYFPHASRNFKLWDPQGKSWDVKYVYYSERSCGAFSAGWGKFAVGNNLEKFDICIFELFGEDNIKVHIYRVVPEITPFLPGPGRK; encoded by the exons ATGGTGGGGCGCGAGGGTCAGGGGAGCAGGCGGTCGgagctgccggagagggagaggcggcagcgggaggaggagcaggagagcGCGCGGCGGGAGGAGCAAGAGAGGGAGAGCAGGGAGGCGGCGGCCGCCATGGCGGCGAAGGAGAAGGAGGGGGAGAGCGGCCAGTTCGGGCAGCAATTCGCCAGGGTGTTCTTTCCGCACCTATACGGGGGGAGATTG AGAATTCCAGCATCGTTCAACCAGTACCTTCAGAATCAGCCTACTGGAGTGGTTTACCTAAAAGGTCAAAGTGGGAACACATGGCTTGCAGAACTGGTTTCAGACAACGAAGGGTTGTTCTTTGTGAAGGGATGGAAGGAATTTGTAAGAGATCATTCGATTGAGACTGGTCACTTTTTAACCTTCCGTTATGATGGGCGCTCACGGTTCTCAGTTGTTATATTTGATAAAATGTGCGTTGAGAAGCCTTCTGCTTTCTATGCTAAGCCTTGCAAGGATCAGGCTGTTAAACAAAAAATTAGTGAAGGGGACATTGACATGAATGTAGCTGATCCATCAGAAGTAATGGCCTCCCCCCTGGGGGTGAGTGATGAAACCACAAGGAAAAGGGTTACAGTGGATGCAAATGGCTCTACATCGAAGAAGTGCTCTTGTGTGTTTGAAAACTGTAGGCCTGAAACTTCTGTCATTCCTTGTAAGGCGACacttggttgtgtgcatcaaccgatgcagaggctggagttATCCTCCTTCTCAAAAATAACTTGTAAGGTGACATTACCTAGTGTTAACATGGATATGAATTCGGCTGACCGACCAGAAACAGTTGTTGTCCCCTTAGAGGAGAGTAACAGGACCACAAGGAAGAGGATTAGAGAAATGGACGCAAACCGTTCTGTATTTCAGAAGTTATGTATTGCCTCAGACAAGGGTAAGAAAAAGTGTCCTGGAGCTTCAGTTGGTACTCACAAGTCGGGATCAACAGGTCTTAACAGCAATGAAG ATTCTGATTCGTCAAGGAGCATGTTAGAAAAAAGTATCTCTTGCATCAAGTCTGAATCGTCATCAGCCATGCGACTCAAAATGAATAAGGATGTGGCTAGACGTGGTAAAA ATAGAGTGACAGGTGGAAAACAACTAAAAGTAATATCGCAAAGGCCAGCGGTAACTGAAGAACAGAAGAATCAGGCTCTGCAAAGGGCAAAGCAATTTAAATCCAAAAGTCCTTTCGGTCTCCATATAATGAAGGAGTCTTATGTATACGTGGGTTTTTTCATG AAAATATCATGTGAATTCGTAAGGGAGTATTTTCCACATGCCAGCAGGAATTTTAAACTGTGGGATCCACAAGGAAAGTCTTGGGACGTAAAGTATGTCTACTACAGTGAGCGTTCTTGCGGTGCTTTCAGCGCTGGATGGGGCAAGTTTGCTGTAGGCAATAATCTGGAGAAGTTCGACATCTGCATCTTTGAGCTATTCGGAGAGGATAACATAAAAGTACATATCTACAGAGTTGTCCCAGAAATAACTCCGTTCCTCCCCGGTCCTGGCAGGAAATAA